In Georgenia soli, a genomic segment contains:
- the uraD gene encoding 2-oxo-4-hydroxy-4-carboxy-5-ureidoimidazoline decarboxylase gives MEGNFHIAESMGMTEGVMQATGLDRLNAADADEARALLLACAAVPRWADEVVRGRPYASLEDVLDAARKVADPWTDEEIDAALARHPRIGERAAGGDRDAEHSRREQAGVAGADGDVVRRLAEGNRAYEQRFGHVFLIRAAGRGPEEILAALDERLDNDPATERRIAAEQLREIAVLRLEGELS, from the coding sequence ATGGAAGGTAACTTCCATATCGCGGAATCGATGGGGATGACGGAGGGTGTCATGCAGGCCACCGGGCTGGACCGCCTGAACGCGGCGGACGCGGACGAGGCGCGGGCGCTGCTGCTGGCGTGCGCGGCCGTTCCGCGCTGGGCCGACGAGGTGGTGCGCGGGCGACCATACGCCTCCCTCGAGGACGTTCTCGACGCCGCCCGCAAGGTGGCCGACCCGTGGACCGACGAGGAGATCGACGCCGCCCTCGCCCGCCACCCGCGGATCGGCGAGCGTGCCGCCGGCGGGGACCGGGACGCCGAGCACTCACGCCGCGAGCAGGCCGGCGTGGCCGGGGCGGACGGCGACGTCGTGCGCCGGCTGGCGGAGGGCAACCGTGCGTACGAGCAGCGCTTCGGGCACGTCTTCCTCATCAGGGCCGCAGGCCGGGGCCCGGAGGAGATCCTCGCGGCGCTCGACGAGCGCCTGGACAACGACCCCGCGACGGAACGCCGGATCGCTGCGGAGCAGCTCCGCGAGATCGCGGTCCTCAGACTCGAAGGAGAGCTCTCGTGA
- the uraH gene encoding hydroxyisourate hydrolase: protein MTSHVTTHVLDAVAGVPAAGIGVRLSRHDADALTEVASGVTDEDGRIRDLGPERLDAGTYRIVFATGEYFAAREQRTFYPQVTIDFAVEDGQGHYHVPILLSPFAYSTYRGS, encoded by the coding sequence GTGACCTCGCACGTCACCACCCACGTCCTCGACGCCGTCGCAGGCGTCCCCGCAGCCGGCATCGGCGTCCGGCTCTCGCGGCACGACGCGGACGCCCTCACCGAGGTGGCCTCCGGCGTCACCGACGAGGACGGCCGCATCCGCGACCTCGGGCCGGAGCGCCTCGACGCCGGGACCTACCGCATCGTCTTCGCGACCGGGGAGTACTTCGCCGCCCGCGAGCAGCGCACCTTCTACCCGCAGGTCACCATCGACTTCGCCGTGGAGGACGGGCAGGGCCACTACCACGTGCCGATCCTCCTCAGCCCGTTCGCGTACTCCACCTACCGCGGGAGCTGA
- the pucL gene encoding factor-independent urate hydroxylase — translation MSDTLTNPATGDGVEAAGSIVLGDNQYGKAEVRLVRVDRDKPRHRVTELSVTSQLRGDFTVAHTEGDNSPVVATDTQKNTVFALAGEGISSPEEFAMRLAEHFTSSFDWVTGGRWGVKEYTWEHIPTSLTNNAADGEHNHAFVKGGTETRTAVVQRDGDEVFVVAGLEDLKVLKSTGSEFHGFPRDRYTTLVETNDRILATSVTARWRYLRTDIDFNAAYDDVRRILLETFADVHSLALQQTLYQMGAKVLEAHPEIGEIKFSMPNLHHFVVDFEPFGLENPNEVFYAADRPYGLIEGEVKRSDVAPEPRAWATVTGFC, via the coding sequence ATGAGCGACACCCTCACCAACCCCGCGACCGGCGACGGCGTCGAGGCGGCCGGCTCGATCGTGCTGGGGGACAACCAGTACGGCAAGGCCGAGGTCCGCCTCGTCCGCGTCGACCGCGACAAGCCGCGTCACCGCGTCACCGAGCTCTCGGTCACCTCTCAGCTGCGGGGTGACTTCACGGTCGCCCACACCGAGGGCGACAACTCGCCCGTGGTGGCGACGGACACCCAGAAGAACACGGTCTTCGCCCTCGCCGGCGAGGGCATCTCCTCCCCGGAGGAGTTCGCGATGCGGCTCGCGGAGCACTTCACCTCCTCCTTCGACTGGGTCACCGGCGGGCGCTGGGGCGTGAAGGAGTACACCTGGGAGCACATCCCGACGTCCCTGACCAACAACGCCGCCGACGGCGAGCACAACCACGCCTTCGTCAAGGGCGGGACCGAGACCCGCACCGCCGTCGTCCAGCGGGACGGCGACGAGGTCTTCGTCGTCGCCGGGCTCGAGGACCTGAAGGTCCTGAAGTCGACCGGCTCGGAGTTCCACGGGTTCCCGCGCGACCGCTACACCACCCTGGTCGAGACGAACGACCGCATCCTCGCGACCTCGGTGACCGCCCGGTGGCGGTACCTGCGCACCGACATCGACTTCAACGCGGCCTACGACGACGTGCGCCGGATCCTCCTGGAGACCTTCGCCGACGTCCACTCCCTCGCCCTGCAGCAGACGCTGTACCAGATGGGCGCCAAGGTCCTCGAGGCGCACCCGGAGATCGGCGAGATCAAGTTCTCGATGCCGAACCTGCACCACTTCGTCGTGGACTTCGAGCCCTTCGGTCTGGAGAACCCGAACGAGGTCTTCTACGCGGCCGACCGGCCCTACGGCCTCATCGAGGGCGAGGTGAAGCGTTCCGACGTCGCCCCCGAGCCCCGCGCCTGGGCGACCGTGACGGGCTTCTGCTGA
- a CDS encoding nucleobase:cation symporter-2 family protein: MTDTTATVEPPTVARPEDERYSVGRTFLYGLQHIMTMYGGVIAPPIIVGQAAGLDGAQIGLLVSAALLVSGAATILQTVGIPFFGSQLPLVQGISFASVSTMVAVATGDGGLPAVFGAIIVAGLVGLAISPFFAQVIRFFPPVVTGTIITVIGISLLPVAVRWVMGSNQDAPDWGSTANIGLAIFTLVVVLLLSRFLQGTISRLSILLGLVIGTLAAGVVGMADFSAIAQGPTVALPTPFAFGMPVFEAGAIISMIIVILVIMTETTADVIAVGEVVGSKVDARRVGDGLRADMIATTLAPLLNSFPASAFAQNVGLVAITGIKSRWAVAAGGSVLFVLGLLPVLGRVVAAIPMPVLGGAGIVLFGSVAASGIRTLSKVKYDNNLNLTLVAVAISFGVIPIAVPTFYDAFPQWVGMVFHSGISAASVVAVLLNILFNEVRWGRAKDPSVFTAGSSARLVVAEEQEARRVEYYGLLDAQRSGSWRARRDAELRARARSGHGRRSGSLSAIDLDCDGIPDILQIRNRQRAAGSPAGAAGGAEPSRARHLGTGPADGGAADAGPATAGVATAGAATAGPAAVGPAHARAAELG; the protein is encoded by the coding sequence ATGACTGACACGACAGCAACCGTCGAGCCGCCCACGGTGGCCCGCCCGGAGGACGAGCGGTACTCCGTCGGGAGGACCTTCCTCTACGGCCTCCAGCACATCATGACGATGTACGGCGGCGTCATCGCCCCGCCGATCATCGTCGGGCAGGCCGCGGGCCTGGACGGCGCGCAGATCGGGCTCCTGGTCTCGGCCGCGCTCCTGGTCAGCGGTGCCGCCACGATCCTCCAGACCGTCGGCATCCCGTTCTTCGGGTCCCAGCTGCCGCTCGTCCAGGGGATCTCCTTCGCCTCCGTCTCCACGATGGTGGCGGTGGCGACCGGCGACGGCGGACTGCCCGCCGTCTTCGGCGCGATCATCGTGGCCGGTCTGGTGGGGCTGGCGATCTCGCCCTTCTTCGCCCAGGTGATCCGGTTCTTCCCGCCCGTCGTCACCGGGACGATCATCACCGTGATCGGCATCTCGCTGCTGCCGGTGGCGGTGCGCTGGGTGATGGGCTCGAACCAGGACGCCCCCGACTGGGGATCGACGGCGAACATCGGCCTGGCGATCTTCACCCTCGTGGTCGTCCTCCTGCTCAGCCGGTTCCTCCAGGGCACGATCTCGCGCCTGTCCATCCTGCTCGGCCTCGTCATCGGCACCCTCGCGGCCGGCGTGGTCGGGATGGCGGACTTCTCCGCCATCGCGCAGGGGCCGACGGTGGCCCTGCCGACGCCGTTCGCCTTCGGCATGCCGGTCTTCGAGGCCGGCGCGATCATCTCGATGATCATCGTGATCCTCGTGATCATGACCGAGACGACGGCGGACGTCATCGCCGTCGGCGAGGTCGTGGGGTCGAAGGTGGACGCCCGCCGCGTGGGCGACGGCCTGCGCGCCGACATGATCGCCACCACCCTGGCGCCGTTGCTGAACAGCTTCCCGGCGAGCGCCTTCGCGCAGAACGTGGGCCTGGTGGCCATCACCGGCATCAAGAGCCGCTGGGCCGTGGCGGCCGGCGGGTCCGTGCTCTTCGTGCTCGGGCTGCTGCCCGTGCTCGGGCGCGTCGTGGCCGCGATCCCGATGCCCGTGCTGGGCGGGGCGGGGATCGTGCTGTTCGGGTCCGTCGCCGCCTCCGGGATCCGCACCCTGTCGAAGGTGAAGTACGACAACAACCTCAACCTCACCCTCGTGGCGGTCGCCATCTCCTTCGGCGTCATCCCGATCGCCGTGCCGACCTTCTACGACGCCTTCCCGCAGTGGGTCGGGATGGTCTTCCACTCCGGCATCTCGGCGGCGTCCGTGGTGGCGGTGCTGCTCAACATCCTCTTCAACGAGGTCCGCTGGGGCCGCGCGAAGGACCCGTCCGTGTTCACGGCCGGCTCCTCGGCCCGGCTGGTGGTCGCGGAGGAGCAGGAGGCACGCCGCGTGGAGTACTACGGGCTGCTCGACGCGCAGCGCTCCGGGTCCTGGCGGGCGCGCCGTGACGCCGAGCTCCGGGCCCGGGCGCGCAGCGGGCACGGCCGGCGTTCGGGGTCGCTCTCCGCGATCGACCTCGACTGCGACGGCATCCCGGACATCCTCCAGATCCGGAACCGGCAGCGTGCGGCGGGCTCACCCGCCGGCGCCGCGGGAGGGGCGGAGCCGTCCCGCGCGCGTCACCTCGGCACCGGCCCGGCCGACGGCGGAGCGGCCGATGCCGGTCCCGCCACCGCTGGCGTGGCCACCGCCGGTGCGGCCACCGCTGGTCCGGCCGCCGTGGGACCGGCCCACGCCCGGGCGGCCGAGCTCGGATGA
- a CDS encoding IclR family transcriptional regulator → MTEGNGVQSVDRAIDLLEIMTDLGGAAGLSELATSSGLPLPTIHRLMRTLVGRGYARQLPSRRYTLGPRLIRLGESAGRQLGAGARPHLERVARELGETANMAMIDRDMAVYVAQAASPHSMRMFTEVGRRVYCHSTGVGKMVLAQLPDATVREIVARTGMPPATEATITNVEDLLTELDKIRAQGYAVDDGEQEIGVRCFAVAVPDAPTPSAVSVSGPAARVTYEFGERALPVLHELADQVAGQLISVR, encoded by the coding sequence GTGACCGAGGGCAACGGGGTCCAGTCGGTTGACCGGGCGATCGACCTGCTGGAGATCATGACCGACCTGGGCGGCGCCGCCGGGCTGAGCGAGCTGGCCACCAGCTCCGGCCTGCCGCTGCCCACCATCCACCGTCTCATGCGGACCCTGGTGGGCCGGGGCTACGCCCGCCAGCTGCCGTCGCGCCGCTACACGCTGGGCCCGAGGCTGATTCGCCTGGGCGAGAGCGCCGGCCGCCAGCTGGGTGCGGGCGCCCGCCCCCACCTCGAGCGGGTGGCCCGGGAGCTGGGCGAGACGGCGAACATGGCGATGATCGACCGCGACATGGCGGTCTACGTGGCCCAGGCGGCCTCGCCGCACTCGATGCGCATGTTCACCGAGGTGGGCCGCCGCGTCTACTGCCACAGCACCGGCGTGGGCAAGATGGTGCTGGCCCAGCTGCCGGACGCCACCGTGCGCGAGATCGTCGCCCGCACCGGCATGCCGCCGGCCACGGAGGCGACCATCACGAACGTCGAGGACCTTCTCACCGAGCTCGACAAGATCCGCGCGCAGGGCTACGCCGTCGACGACGGCGAGCAGGAGATCGGCGTGCGGTGCTTCGCCGTCGCGGTGCCCGACGCCCCGACGCCGTCCGCGGTCTCCGTCTCCGGCCCGGCCGCCCGCGTCACGTACGAGTTCGGCGAGCGGGCCCTGCCGGTGCTGCACGAGCTGGCCGACCAGGTGGCCGGCCAGCTCATCAGCGTGCGCTGA
- a CDS encoding NAD-dependent malic enzyme, giving the protein MGLPSPSYTITLRVEVPASHRATSTVVSAVAEAGAAVMGVDIVQSTSTKIVVDVTCDTVDGEHGEQVRDALNAIQGVRVQKMSDSTFLMHLGGKIEVSLKVPLKTRRDLSRAYTPGVARVCTAIAEKPEDARRLTIKRNTVAVVTDGTAVLGLGDIGPAAALPVMEGKAALFKEFANVDAWPVCLDTKDTEEIISIVKAMAPVYGGVNLEDISAPRCFEIEARLREELDIPVFHDDQHGTAIVVLAALINALKVVGKKMEDVRIVVSGVGAAGTAIIKLLMAQGARNVIGFDRRGALHPGVRNGDGHRNWIIDNANPEGFVGTLKEGLAGADVFIGVSAGNILTGADVATMNDGAIVFALANPTPEVDPIEAGETAAVVATGRSDYPNQINNVLAFPGLFRGLLDAGATKISPELLRVAAVAIAEVVSEEELNPAFIIPGVFDVRVAEAVADAVRTEAQRDLAEQAEAAGDVGSAEQGTGTRPAEPVGAAR; this is encoded by the coding sequence ATGGGTCTGCCAAGTCCTAGCTACACGATCACCCTGCGGGTGGAGGTGCCGGCGTCGCACCGCGCCACGAGCACGGTGGTGTCGGCGGTGGCCGAGGCCGGAGCCGCGGTCATGGGCGTCGACATCGTCCAGTCCACGAGCACGAAGATCGTCGTCGACGTCACCTGCGACACCGTCGACGGCGAGCACGGCGAGCAGGTGCGCGACGCACTGAACGCCATCCAGGGCGTGCGGGTGCAGAAGATGTCGGACTCGACGTTCCTCATGCACCTCGGCGGCAAGATCGAGGTCAGCCTCAAGGTGCCGCTGAAGACGCGGCGCGACCTCTCCCGCGCCTACACCCCCGGTGTCGCCCGGGTCTGCACCGCCATCGCCGAGAAGCCCGAGGACGCGCGCCGCCTGACGATCAAGCGCAACACCGTCGCCGTCGTCACGGACGGCACCGCGGTGCTCGGGCTCGGGGACATCGGCCCCGCCGCCGCCCTGCCGGTGATGGAGGGCAAGGCCGCCCTGTTCAAGGAGTTCGCGAACGTGGACGCCTGGCCGGTGTGTCTGGACACCAAGGACACCGAGGAGATCATCTCGATCGTCAAGGCCATGGCCCCGGTGTACGGCGGGGTGAACCTGGAGGACATCTCCGCCCCCCGCTGCTTCGAGATCGAGGCCCGCCTGCGCGAGGAGCTGGACATCCCCGTCTTCCACGACGACCAGCACGGCACCGCCATCGTGGTGCTGGCGGCGCTGATCAACGCGCTCAAGGTCGTGGGCAAGAAGATGGAGGACGTGCGCATCGTCGTCTCCGGCGTCGGCGCCGCGGGCACCGCGATCATCAAGCTGCTCATGGCCCAGGGTGCGCGGAACGTCATCGGCTTCGACCGTCGCGGCGCCCTGCACCCCGGCGTGCGCAACGGTGACGGCCACCGGAACTGGATCATCGACAACGCGAACCCGGAGGGCTTCGTCGGCACCCTCAAGGAGGGCCTGGCCGGCGCGGACGTCTTCATCGGCGTCTCCGCGGGCAACATCCTCACCGGCGCCGACGTGGCGACCATGAACGACGGGGCGATCGTGTTCGCCCTGGCGAACCCGACCCCCGAGGTCGACCCGATCGAGGCGGGGGAGACGGCCGCCGTCGTGGCCACGGGACGCAGCGACTACCCGAACCAGATCAACAACGTCCTCGCCTTCCCCGGGCTCTTCCGCGGCCTGCTCGACGCGGGCGCCACCAAGATCTCGCCGGAGCTGCTCCGGGTGGCGGCCGTGGCGATCGCCGAGGTGGTCTCCGAGGAGGAGCTCAACCCGGCCTTCATCATCCCCGGCGTCTTCGACGTCCGCGTGGCCGAGGCCGTGGCCGACGCCGTGCGTACCGAGGCCCAGCGCGACCTCGCCGAGCAGGCCGAGGCGGCCGGCGACGTCGGGAGCGCGGAGCAGGGGACCGGCACGCGGCCCGCCGAGCCCGTCGGGGCCGCCCGATGA
- a CDS encoding DUF6986 family protein produces MSTTLDEGALRAVEDLLAPVDARLDRDYPGDDVSRQPVHTVYVPADRYGVGLARDWGEQARAALERAGGTEALLEAARVPADLRDAVAAQVASKLECEPVEDLRIDLEDGYGDHGDAEDDVAVAAGRTLRTELEQGVATPFVGIRFKSFERPTRRRGLRTLDLFLTTLLEGGDLPDGLLLTLPKVTAVEQVEAMVAVCDRIEQAHGLPAGRLGFEVQVETPQSILGPDGTALVARMVHAGEGRVTGLHYGTYDYSASLGISAAQQSMEHPAADHAKAVMQLAAAGTGVRLSDGSTNVLPVGEPEDVRSAWALHARLVRRSLERGYYQGWDLHPAQLPSRFAATYTFYREGTAAAAARLRAYLAREEGAVMDEPATARALAWFLQRGLDCGAVLGEELAAAGVDPSALGALLRPRADAEAGTPA; encoded by the coding sequence ATGAGCACCACCCTGGACGAGGGTGCCCTGCGCGCCGTCGAGGACCTCCTCGCCCCGGTCGACGCCCGGCTCGACCGGGACTACCCCGGTGACGACGTCAGCCGCCAGCCCGTCCACACCGTCTACGTCCCGGCGGACCGGTACGGCGTCGGGCTGGCGCGGGACTGGGGGGAGCAGGCTCGGGCCGCCCTAGAGCGGGCCGGCGGGACCGAGGCCCTCCTCGAGGCGGCACGGGTGCCCGCGGACCTGCGCGACGCCGTCGCCGCACAGGTGGCGAGCAAGCTCGAGTGCGAGCCGGTCGAGGACCTGCGCATCGACCTCGAGGACGGCTACGGCGACCACGGCGACGCCGAGGACGACGTGGCGGTCGCCGCCGGGCGCACCCTGCGGACCGAGCTCGAGCAGGGGGTCGCGACGCCGTTCGTGGGCATCCGGTTCAAGAGCTTCGAACGGCCGACCAGGCGCCGGGGCCTGCGCACGCTCGACCTGTTCCTCACCACGCTGCTCGAGGGCGGCGACCTCCCGGACGGGCTCCTGCTCACCCTGCCGAAGGTCACCGCCGTCGAGCAGGTCGAGGCGATGGTCGCCGTCTGCGACCGGATCGAGCAGGCGCACGGGCTGCCGGCCGGCCGCCTCGGGTTCGAGGTGCAGGTGGAGACGCCCCAGTCGATCCTCGGCCCGGACGGCACCGCGCTGGTGGCGCGGATGGTGCACGCGGGGGAGGGGCGGGTCACCGGGCTGCACTACGGCACCTACGACTACTCGGCGTCCCTCGGCATCTCCGCCGCCCAGCAGTCGATGGAGCACCCGGCGGCCGACCACGCCAAGGCCGTCATGCAGCTCGCGGCCGCGGGCACGGGTGTCCGCCTCTCCGACGGGTCCACCAACGTGCTGCCGGTCGGCGAGCCGGAGGACGTGCGCTCGGCCTGGGCGCTGCACGCCAGACTGGTCCGCCGTTCGCTCGAGCGCGGGTACTACCAGGGTTGGGACCTGCACCCGGCCCAGCTGCCCAGCCGGTTCGCCGCGACCTACACCTTCTACCGGGAGGGGACGGCCGCGGCCGCGGCGCGGCTGCGCGCCTACCTCGCCCGGGAGGAGGGGGCCGTCATGGACGAGCCGGCCACCGCCCGCGCGCTGGCGTGGTTCCTCCAGCGCGGCCTGGACTGCGGCGCGGTCCTGGGCGAGGAGCTGGCCGCGGCCGGTGTCGACCCGAGCGCGCTCGGTGCGCTGCTGAGGCCGCGCGCCGACGCGGAGGCCGGCACCCCGGCCTGA
- a CDS encoding hydroxypyruvate isomerase family protein, which yields MPYTVNASILLTGLPLLERPAAVGAAGFGGVELWWPFPTATPDADEVDALVRALEQADVQLTGLNFLAGDMPAGDRGLVSWPGREEELRANLDVVTAIGERTGCRAFNALYGNRVEGADPAAQDDLGAENLHLAAQAVARIGGTVLLEPVSGTPAYPLKTSADAVAVIDRVASEHGSTNIGLLLDVYHLSVNGADVDAEIAAYRDRVAHVQIADAPGRGAPGSGDLPITRWIEDLRAGGYAGPVGLEYKTDDADPFAWLPRGERAAEPAVAR from the coding sequence ATCCCCTACACGGTGAACGCCTCGATCCTGCTCACCGGCCTGCCGCTGCTGGAGCGCCCGGCGGCGGTCGGGGCCGCGGGGTTCGGCGGCGTGGAGCTGTGGTGGCCGTTCCCCACCGCGACCCCGGACGCGGACGAGGTGGACGCCCTCGTGCGCGCCCTCGAGCAGGCCGACGTCCAGCTGACCGGGCTGAACTTCCTCGCGGGCGACATGCCCGCCGGTGACCGCGGCCTCGTCTCCTGGCCGGGTCGTGAGGAGGAGCTGCGCGCCAACCTCGACGTCGTCACCGCGATCGGCGAGCGCACCGGGTGCCGCGCGTTCAACGCGCTGTACGGCAACCGCGTCGAGGGCGCCGACCCGGCCGCCCAGGACGACCTCGGCGCCGAGAACCTGCACCTGGCCGCGCAGGCCGTGGCGCGCATCGGCGGCACCGTGCTGCTCGAGCCCGTCTCCGGCACCCCGGCGTACCCGCTGAAGACCTCCGCCGACGCCGTCGCCGTCATCGACCGCGTGGCCTCCGAGCACGGCTCGACCAACATCGGGCTCCTCCTCGACGTCTACCACCTCTCCGTCAACGGCGCGGACGTCGACGCCGAGATCGCGGCCTACCGCGACCGCGTCGCCCACGTGCAGATCGCCGACGCCCCCGGCCGCGGCGCCCCCGGCAGCGGTGACCTCCCGATCACCCGGTGGATCGAGGACCTCCGCGCCGGCGGCTACGCCGGCCCGGTCGGCCTGGAGTACAAGACCGACGACGCCGACCCGTTCGCCTGGCTCCCGCGCGGCGAGCGCGCGGCCGAGCCCGCCGTCGCCCGCTGA
- a CDS encoding 2-hydroxy-3-oxopropionate reductase has product MTATHTTRSTDSEGTTMTRIAFIGLGIMGSPMAVHLQNAGHQVTGYNRSPEKTRPLVEAGGTAATSVAEAVADADVVALMVPDSPDVAEVLTGEGGVLDSAKSGALIIDFSTIRPDVTVELAEQARAKGFRMIDAPVSGGEAGAKNAALSIMVGGSEEDFEAARPVLDVVGKTVVHVGPTGSGQTVKAANQLIVAGNIGLLAEAIVFLEAYGVDTAAAVQVLGGGLAGSAVLNQKAEKMLDRSFEPGFRIDLHHKDLGIVTSAAREAGVTIPLGAVVAQLMQAARAGGDGSLDHSALFRTVARLSGRDS; this is encoded by the coding sequence ATGACCGCCACGCACACGACCCGCAGCACCGACAGTGAGGGGACCACGATGACCCGCATCGCGTTCATCGGCCTCGGCATCATGGGCAGCCCCATGGCCGTCCACCTGCAGAACGCCGGCCACCAGGTGACCGGCTACAACCGCAGTCCCGAGAAGACCCGGCCGCTGGTGGAGGCGGGCGGCACGGCCGCCACCTCGGTGGCCGAGGCCGTGGCCGACGCCGACGTCGTCGCCCTGATGGTCCCCGACTCCCCGGACGTCGCCGAGGTCCTCACCGGCGAGGGCGGCGTCCTGGACTCCGCCAAGTCCGGCGCCCTCATCATCGACTTCTCCACCATCCGGCCGGACGTCACCGTGGAGCTGGCCGAGCAGGCCCGCGCCAAGGGCTTCCGCATGATCGACGCCCCGGTCTCCGGCGGCGAGGCCGGCGCGAAGAACGCCGCGCTGTCGATCATGGTCGGCGGTTCCGAGGAGGACTTCGAGGCGGCCCGGCCCGTGCTCGACGTCGTCGGCAAGACCGTCGTGCACGTCGGCCCCACGGGCTCCGGCCAGACCGTCAAGGCCGCCAACCAGCTCATCGTGGCCGGCAACATCGGCCTGCTGGCCGAGGCGATCGTCTTCCTCGAGGCCTACGGCGTCGACACCGCCGCCGCCGTGCAGGTGCTCGGCGGCGGCCTGGCCGGCTCCGCCGTGCTGAACCAGAAGGCCGAGAAGATGCTCGACCGCTCCTTCGAGCCGGGGTTCCGCATCGACCTGCACCACAAGGACCTCGGCATCGTCACCTCCGCGGCCCGCGAGGCCGGCGTCACCATCCCGCTCGGTGCCGTCGTCGCGCAGCTGATGCAGGCCGCCCGTGCGGGCGGCGACGGATCCCTCGACCACTCCGCCCTCTTCCGCACCGTCGCCCGGCTCTCCGGCCGCGACTCCTGA
- the gcl gene encoding glyoxylate carboligase — translation MPRMRAVDAAVAILEKEGATQAFGLPGAAINPFYDAMREHGGIRHVLARHVEAASHMADGYSRAAAGNIGVCVGTSGPAGTDMITGLYAAWADSVPMLCITGQAPVAKLDKEDFQAVDIASIAAPVTKMAKTVLEAAQLPGVLAQAFQLMRSGRPGPVLIDLPIDVQMTEIEFDPDLYAPLPVLRPEATRAQVVRALDMLQAAERPLLVAGGGIVNAGAEDLLVQLAETLDVPVVPTLMGWGAIADDHPLAAGMVGIQTSQRYGNATFLESDFVLGVGNRWANRHTGGLETYRRGRTFVHVDIEPTQIGRVFAPDLGIVSDARAFLALAVEIAQERRDAGQLPDRSRWVADCAERKGTLLRKTHFTDVPIKPQRVYEEMNRAFDRDTVYVTTIGLSQIAGAQLLHVYRSRHWINAGQAGPLGWTGPAALGVATARPGAEVVALSGDYDFQFMLEELAVGAQHHLPYVHVVVNNAYLGLIRQSQRAFDMDYHVSLAFENINSAETEGYGVDHVKVAEALGCKAVRVKDPEELAPAFAKARAMAAEFQVPVVVEVILERVTNIAMGVELDGVNEFEDLALSADDSPTALALLD, via the coding sequence ATGCCCCGTATGAGAGCAGTCGACGCCGCAGTCGCCATCCTCGAGAAGGAGGGGGCCACCCAGGCCTTCGGCCTGCCCGGCGCCGCCATCAACCCGTTCTACGACGCCATGCGCGAGCACGGCGGCATCCGCCACGTCCTCGCCCGCCACGTCGAGGCCGCCTCGCACATGGCGGACGGGTACAGCCGCGCCGCCGCGGGCAACATCGGCGTGTGCGTGGGCACCTCCGGCCCGGCCGGCACCGACATGATCACCGGCCTGTACGCCGCGTGGGCCGACTCCGTGCCGATGCTGTGCATCACCGGGCAGGCCCCGGTGGCCAAGCTCGACAAGGAGGACTTCCAGGCCGTCGACATCGCGTCCATCGCGGCGCCGGTGACCAAGATGGCCAAGACCGTCCTCGAGGCCGCGCAGCTGCCCGGCGTCCTCGCCCAGGCGTTCCAGCTCATGCGCTCCGGCCGCCCCGGCCCGGTGCTCATCGACCTGCCGATCGACGTCCAGATGACCGAGATCGAGTTCGACCCCGACCTCTACGCCCCGCTGCCCGTGCTCCGGCCCGAGGCCACGCGCGCGCAGGTCGTCAGGGCGCTGGACATGCTCCAGGCCGCCGAGCGGCCGCTCCTGGTGGCGGGCGGCGGCATCGTGAACGCCGGCGCGGAGGACCTCCTGGTCCAGCTCGCCGAGACCCTCGACGTCCCCGTCGTGCCCACCCTCATGGGCTGGGGCGCCATCGCGGACGACCACCCGCTCGCCGCTGGCATGGTCGGCATCCAGACCTCGCAGCGCTACGGCAACGCCACCTTCCTCGAGTCCGACTTCGTCCTCGGCGTGGGCAACCGGTGGGCCAACCGCCACACCGGCGGCCTCGAGACGTACCGGCGCGGCCGCACCTTCGTCCACGTCGACATCGAGCCGACCCAGATCGGGCGGGTCTTCGCCCCCGACCTCGGCATCGTCTCCGACGCGCGGGCGTTCCTCGCCCTCGCCGTCGAGATCGCCCAGGAGCGGCGTGACGCCGGCCAGCTGCCGGACCGCTCCCGGTGGGTGGCCGACTGCGCCGAGCGCAAGGGCACCCTGCTGCGCAAGACGCACTTCACCGACGTGCCGATCAAGCCGCAGCGCGTCTACGAGGAGATGAACCGCGCCTTCGACCGGGACACCGTCTACGTCACCACGATCGGGCTGTCCCAGATCGCCGGCGCGCAGCTGCTCCACGTCTACCGGTCCCGGCACTGGATCAACGCCGGCCAGGCCGGACCGCTCGGCTGGACCGGGCCGGCCGCGCTCGGCGTCGCCACCGCCCGACCTGGGGCCGAGGTCGTCGCCCTCTCCGGCGACTACGACTTCCAGTTCATGCTCGAGGAGCTCGCCGTCGGCGCCCAGCACCATCTGCCGTACGTGCACGTCGTCGTCAACAACGCCTACCTCGGCCTGATCCGTCAGTCCCAGCGGGCGTTCGACATGGACTACCACGTCTCCCTCGCGTTCGAGAACATCAACTCCGCCGAGACCGAGGGCTACGGCGTCGACCACGTCAAGGTCGCCGAGGCGCTCGGGTGCAAGGCCGTGCGGGTCAAGGACCCGGAGGAGCTCGCGCCGGCCTTCGCCAAGGCCCGCGCGATGGCCGCGGAGTTCCAGGTGCCGGTGGTCGTCGAGGTCATCCTCGAGCGCGTCACCAACATCGCGATGGGCGTCGAGCTCGACGGCGTGAACGAGTTCGAGGACCTCGCCCTGAGCGCCGACGACTCCCCGACCGCGCTCGCTCTGCTGGACTAG